In one window of Candidatus Omnitrophota bacterium DNA:
- a CDS encoding acetyltransferase — translation MAKSLIQITPRFSKKILRTVIFGAGGYAGEVLPLLQKRKDLNICLFVDVSPIQPAIAGIPVIAEKIFWENFSLKDYDAAVVTLGDLFQREKVFLKAEKAGLNMISHADPSAVVPAGTSIGAGTVIYPLACVQTGVTLGKGVLLNAGCTIGHDTQIENFVTVNPGANVAGNVVLKKGSYVGIGANIIEKLTIGKNAVIGAGAAVINNIPDNVVAVGVPAKVVKKRGL, via the coding sequence ATGGCAAAATCTCTCATCCAAATAACGCCGCGGTTTTCAAAGAAAATCCTTCGGACGGTGATCTTCGGCGCCGGCGGATACGCGGGCGAAGTCCTGCCGTTGCTGCAGAAGCGCAAGGACCTGAATATCTGCCTTTTTGTGGACGTCAGCCCGATCCAGCCGGCCATCGCGGGGATCCCGGTCATCGCCGAGAAGATTTTCTGGGAGAATTTTTCTTTAAAGGATTATGACGCGGCGGTGGTGACGCTGGGCGACCTTTTTCAGCGGGAAAAAGTGTTCCTCAAGGCCGAGAAGGCCGGCCTGAACATGATCTCGCATGCCGATCCCTCTGCGGTTGTCCCGGCCGGGACGTCCATCGGCGCCGGGACCGTGATCTATCCTTTGGCCTGCGTGCAGACCGGCGTGACGCTGGGCAAGGGCGTGCTCCTTAACGCGGGCTGTACCATCGGGCATGATACCCAGATCGAAAATTTTGTGACGGTCAATCCCGGGGCCAATGTGGCCGGCAACGTTGTTCTGAAGAAGGGGAGTTATGTCGGGATCGGCGCGAACATCATCGAAAAGCTGACGATCGGCAAGAACGCCGTCATCGGCGCCGGGGCCGCGGTCATCAACAACATCCCGGACAATGTCGTGGCCGTCGGCGTCCCGGCCAAAGTGGTCAAAAAGAGGGGCCTTTGA
- a CDS encoding NAD-dependent epimerase/dehydratase family protein — MNIALITGSAGLVGSQAAEFFLEKGFRVEGVDNDMRRTFFGDEASTMGNRERLQRLPSYAHHDIDIRDSAALEKIFQEFRQDIMLIIHAAGQPSHDWAGRDPETDFHVNAVGTLNLLELTRRHCPQAVFIFLSTNKVYGDRVNELPLTEQATRWEVDPRHPCHNGVAETMGIDQSMHSFFGASKTAADILVQEYGRYLVMKTVCFRAGCVTGPYQSGAELHGFLAYLIKCCVLGRPYTIFGYKGKQVRDNIHSHDLVSAFFHFYNNPRPGEVYNIGGGRKNNCSLREAIELAEKVTGRKLKTDYNEQNRPGDHMWYVSDLRKFKDHYPEWEQTFDLQKMVRDIYLQSKDRWEEKGRTG, encoded by the coding sequence GTGAACATCGCCCTGATCACCGGTTCGGCGGGGCTGGTTGGATCCCAGGCCGCAGAATTCTTCCTGGAAAAGGGATTCCGCGTCGAGGGGGTGGACAACGACATGCGCCGGACGTTTTTCGGCGATGAGGCCTCCACGATGGGAAACCGGGAACGTCTCCAGCGCCTGCCGTCTTACGCGCACCATGACATCGACATCCGTGATTCCGCCGCCCTGGAAAAAATCTTTCAGGAATTCCGGCAGGACATCATGCTGATTATTCATGCCGCAGGCCAGCCATCACACGATTGGGCCGGCCGCGACCCTGAGACCGATTTTCATGTCAACGCCGTCGGCACGTTGAATCTTCTGGAGTTGACGCGGCGCCACTGCCCGCAGGCGGTGTTCATCTTTTTAAGCACGAACAAGGTGTATGGAGACCGGGTGAACGAGCTCCCCTTGACCGAGCAGGCCACCCGCTGGGAAGTGGATCCCCGGCATCCCTGCCACAACGGCGTTGCCGAGACCATGGGCATCGACCAGTCGATGCATTCGTTTTTCGGCGCTTCCAAAACAGCGGCTGATATCCTGGTCCAGGAGTACGGACGGTATCTCGTCATGAAGACCGTGTGTTTCCGGGCCGGCTGCGTGACCGGGCCGTATCAGTCCGGCGCCGAACTGCACGGCTTCCTCGCCTATTTGATCAAATGCTGTGTCCTGGGCCGGCCCTATACGATATTTGGATATAAGGGGAAACAGGTGCGCGATAATATCCATAGCCATGATCTGGTGAGCGCGTTTTTTCACTTTTATAACAACCCGCGCCCCGGAGAGGTCTACAATATCGGAGGAGGCCGGAAGAACAACTGTTCCCTCCGTGAAGCGATCGAACTCGCGGAAAAGGTGACCGGACGGAAACTGAAAACCGATTATAACGAGCAGAACAGGCCCGGCGATCATATGTGGTATGTGAGCGACCTGAGAAAATTCAAGGACCATTATCCCGAATGGGAGCAGACGTTTGACCTGCAGAAAATGGTTCGGGACATTTACCTCCAGAGCAAGGACCGCTGGGAGGAGAAAGGGCGGACAGGATGA
- the pseB gene encoding UDP-N-acetylglucosamine 4,6-dehydratase (inverting) — MLNGKSILITGGTGSFGKKMIQAVLSHYKPKQLIIFSRDELKQFEMAQKWSPTKHPCLKYVLGDVRDRERLLRVFDGVDYVIHSAALKQVPTAERNPEEYIKTNVLGAMNVIDAALHNKVPKVVALSTDKACNPINLYGATKLCSDKLFVAANNIYSKPGGTQFLVVRYGNVLGSRGSVVPFFKEMARTGVLPITDERMTRFWITLDQAVHFVIRCLERAQGGEIFVPRIPSMRIMDLARAICPNCRLEVKGIRPGEKLHEILISEDEARSTVRFKECYVVQSDARLLAGLLKGHANGGGELCAEGFKYTSDANTDWLTAAELKVLTEKISEDYSIEKSRWSMDDIPHEKVWGKQKTKRKS, encoded by the coding sequence ATGCTGAACGGCAAATCCATCCTCATTACCGGAGGCACCGGATCATTCGGAAAGAAGATGATCCAGGCGGTCCTGTCCCACTACAAACCCAAACAGCTTATCATTTTCAGCCGCGATGAACTCAAGCAGTTCGAGATGGCCCAGAAGTGGAGCCCAACCAAACACCCCTGCCTCAAATACGTTCTGGGAGACGTCCGCGACCGCGAGCGGTTGCTCCGCGTTTTTGACGGCGTCGATTATGTGATCCACTCCGCGGCCCTCAAGCAGGTCCCCACGGCCGAGCGCAACCCGGAAGAATATATTAAAACCAACGTCCTGGGCGCGATGAACGTCATCGACGCCGCTCTGCACAACAAGGTCCCCAAGGTCGTGGCCCTTTCGACGGACAAGGCCTGCAACCCGATCAATCTCTACGGCGCGACCAAGCTTTGCTCAGACAAACTTTTCGTGGCCGCGAACAACATCTACAGCAAACCCGGCGGGACCCAGTTTCTGGTCGTGCGTTACGGCAATGTCCTGGGCAGCCGCGGCTCGGTCGTGCCGTTTTTCAAGGAGATGGCCCGCACCGGCGTTTTGCCGATCACGGACGAGCGCATGACGCGGTTCTGGATCACGCTTGACCAGGCGGTGCATTTCGTCATCCGCTGCCTGGAACGGGCCCAGGGCGGGGAAATTTTTGTCCCGCGGATCCCGTCCATGCGGATCATGGACCTGGCCAGGGCGATCTGCCCCAACTGCCGGCTGGAGGTCAAGGGCATCCGTCCCGGCGAAAAGCTCCACGAGATCCTGATCAGTGAGGACGAGGCCCGCAGCACGGTCCGGTTCAAGGAATGCTATGTGGTCCAGTCCGACGCCCGCCTGCTCGCCGGCCTTTTGAAAGGCCATGCCAACGGCGGCGGGGAACTGTGCGCGGAAGGGTTCAAATACACGTCGGACGCCAATACCGACTGGCTGACAGCCGCGGAGCTCAAGGTCCTGACCGAGAAAATTTCCGAAGATTATTCCATTGAGAAATCCCGCTGGTCGATGGACGACATCCCGCACGAGAAGGTATGGGGCAAGCAAAAAACAAAACGAAAGTCCTGA
- a CDS encoding TIM barrel protein gives MPAFVSTSVFPDGIQASEAVRQMVSWGIRNIELGSTHRAEDRLKEKLLRFPFTAITHNFFPPRNSRLVLNLASPDARIRKATLLFMKKAVDFAAGINVKIYTVHPGFLADPVGEGRTKGSYDFRFPKTGVKRLSADYEKCFGHFLAGIRELESHSRGKGVRIAVETQGSVEKKDYVLMARPEELARFFEAIPSPVIGINLNLGHAALAAKAWGFNRRNFIEAVKARVLAVEVTHNNGRTDEHRPLRADGWYMNVLKDRFFASVPVIFEGRNVNRGQAIASYRLLQGVCGS, from the coding sequence ATGCCCGCGTTTGTTTCCACGTCTGTTTTTCCGGACGGGATCCAGGCGTCCGAAGCGGTCCGGCAGATGGTGTCCTGGGGGATCAGGAACATTGAACTCGGGTCCACGCACCGCGCCGAGGACAGGCTGAAAGAAAAACTCCTCCGGTTCCCGTTCACGGCGATCACTCACAATTTTTTCCCTCCCCGGAACAGCCGGTTGGTCCTGAATCTTGCATCGCCGGACGCAAGAATCCGAAAAGCCACGCTGTTATTCATGAAGAAGGCGGTGGATTTCGCGGCCGGCATCAACGTCAAAATTTACACGGTCCACCCCGGGTTTCTCGCAGACCCGGTGGGGGAGGGGAGGACCAAGGGGAGCTACGATTTCCGTTTCCCGAAAACCGGCGTGAAACGCCTATCCGCGGATTACGAAAAATGTTTCGGCCATTTTCTCGCCGGGATCCGGGAGCTGGAATCCCACAGCCGGGGCAAAGGCGTCAGGATCGCCGTCGAGACCCAGGGGTCGGTGGAGAAAAAGGACTATGTCTTGATGGCCAGGCCGGAAGAGCTGGCCCGTTTTTTTGAGGCAATCCCGTCCCCGGTCATCGGTATCAACCTGAACCTGGGGCATGCGGCGCTCGCGGCCAAGGCCTGGGGATTTAACCGTCGGAATTTCATCGAAGCGGTGAAGGCCCGGGTCCTGGCGGTGGAGGTGACGCACAACAACGGCCGGACAGACGAGCACCGGCCGCTGCGCGCGGACGGATGGTATATGAATGTTCTGAAAGACAGATTTTTTGCGTCTGTCCCGGTCATTTTTGAAGGGCGCAACGTTAACCGGGGCCAGGCGATCGCGTCGTACCGGTTGCTGCAGGGGGTTTGCGGGTCATGA
- the neuB gene encoding N-acetylneuraminate synthase: MFKSSVKIADRRIASDQPVFIIAEAGVNHNGDLGLAKKLVDAAKKAGADAVKFQTFKAENLNTRKAPKSTYHVETTGKAGSWFDLLKSQELDRTQHEAIIRHCRKAGILFLSTPYDEESADLLDDLDVPAFKVASTDANNIPFLKYLASKKRPVLLSTAMCTMEEVGASVRAVAKAGCRELVLFHCTANYPTAPENVNLRAMKDLEKFGVPVGYSDHTMATVTAAVAVALGARAYEKHLTLDKNLPGPDHRASATPEEFGEIVRTIRGAEKVLGDGRKRPLACESENRKKLRKSVVALSDLPAGSFLTRATIGVKRPGTGLEPKHFEALLGKKIKKPLKQDDLITWQNLSSK; the protein is encoded by the coding sequence ATGTTTAAATCCAGTGTCAAAATCGCGGACCGGCGGATCGCTTCCGATCAGCCGGTCTTTATCATTGCCGAGGCCGGGGTCAACCACAACGGCGACCTCGGTCTGGCCAAGAAACTCGTCGACGCAGCCAAGAAGGCAGGCGCCGACGCGGTGAAATTTCAGACGTTCAAGGCCGAGAACCTCAACACCCGCAAGGCCCCCAAGTCCACCTATCACGTTGAAACCACCGGCAAGGCCGGTTCCTGGTTCGATCTTTTGAAGAGTCAGGAGCTCGACCGCACCCAGCACGAGGCGATCATCCGCCATTGCCGGAAGGCCGGCATACTGTTCCTTTCAACGCCGTATGACGAGGAAAGCGCGGACTTGCTGGACGACCTGGACGTGCCGGCGTTCAAGGTGGCCTCAACCGACGCCAATAATATTCCTTTTTTGAAATATCTGGCTTCGAAAAAGCGCCCGGTCCTGCTGTCCACGGCCATGTGCACGATGGAGGAAGTGGGCGCCAGCGTCCGGGCGGTCGCGAAGGCCGGCTGCCGGGAACTTGTGCTTTTCCATTGCACGGCGAATTACCCGACGGCCCCGGAGAACGTGAACCTGCGGGCCATGAAGGACCTGGAAAAATTTGGCGTTCCGGTCGGGTATTCCGACCATACGATGGCAACGGTCACGGCGGCGGTTGCCGTGGCGCTGGGCGCCAGGGCGTATGAAAAGCACCTGACTTTGGACAAAAATTTGCCCGGGCCCGACCATCGCGCGTCGGCAACCCCGGAAGAGTTCGGCGAAATCGTCCGGACCATCCGCGGCGCGGAGAAGGTCCTCGGCGACGGCCGCAAGCGTCCTCTGGCCTGCGAGTCGGAAAACAGGAAGAAACTGCGCAAGAGCGTTGTGGCCCTGTCCGACCTGCCCGCCGGAAGCTTTTTGACGCGGGCCACGATCGGGGTCAAGCGGCCCGGCACAGGGCTTGAGCCCAAACATTTTGAAGCGTTGCTGGGGAAGAAAATAAAAAAACCTTTAAAACAGGACGACCTGATCACATGGCAAAATCTCTCATCCAAATAA
- a CDS encoding DegT/DnrJ/EryC1/StrS family aminotransferase: MEVPWSKMYFDDDEMKNVVEVIKSRWVGTGPKVKEFEARMAQYVGVKHAIATSNGTAALDVAFKCLEIQPGDEIIIPALTYIATAHAVCYQGAVPVFADIDPRTFTIDPADIERKITRKTRCIIPVDYAGQGPDYDRVLAIARKHKLFVVEDGAPGLCGEYKGKKLCSFGDLAITSFHIAKIFTTVEGGMVFTNSDEYDRRARIIRWQGEDPDHKYIHPLLGFNHRMTDLNAAIGLAQTTAERIKNVLASRKQGADYYFSRLRGVPNITLPHVAPDVTHPWFLFPVLVPNRDKVQAMLLEKGIRVNVSWPLAVYQQEPYKKFKREACPVAERVTREVMCLPLFYQISREEQDYVIEHLQAVLEKCSGMKKQKVAK; the protein is encoded by the coding sequence ATGGAAGTCCCGTGGTCAAAAATGTATTTTGACGATGACGAAATGAAAAACGTCGTTGAGGTCATCAAATCGCGCTGGGTGGGCACAGGCCCCAAGGTCAAGGAGTTTGAGGCCCGCATGGCCCAATACGTCGGCGTCAAGCACGCGATCGCCACCAGCAACGGCACCGCGGCCCTGGATGTCGCTTTCAAGTGCCTCGAGATCCAGCCGGGCGACGAGATCATCATCCCCGCTTTGACTTACATTGCCACGGCGCACGCTGTCTGCTATCAGGGCGCCGTTCCGGTTTTTGCCGACATCGACCCGCGCACGTTCACCATCGACCCCGCCGACATCGAGCGGAAGATCACCAGGAAGACCCGTTGCATCATCCCTGTGGATTACGCGGGGCAGGGGCCGGATTACGACCGGGTCCTGGCCATCGCGCGCAAGCACAAGCTTTTTGTCGTCGAGGACGGAGCTCCGGGGCTGTGCGGGGAATACAAGGGCAAGAAGCTCTGTTCCTTCGGGGACCTGGCGATCACCAGTTTTCACATCGCCAAGATCTTCACCACGGTCGAGGGCGGGATGGTGTTCACGAACAGCGATGAATACGACCGCAGGGCCAGGATCATCCGCTGGCAGGGGGAGGACCCCGACCATAAATATATCCATCCTCTTCTGGGGTTCAACCACCGGATGACGGACCTCAATGCCGCGATCGGCCTGGCCCAGACCACGGCCGAGCGCATCAAGAACGTCCTGGCCAGCCGCAAGCAGGGCGCGGACTATTATTTTTCCAGACTGCGGGGCGTCCCGAACATCACCCTGCCGCATGTCGCCCCTGACGTGACTCATCCCTGGTTTTTGTTCCCGGTCCTGGTCCCGAACCGTGACAAGGTCCAGGCTATGCTCCTGGAGAAGGGGATCCGGGTCAACGTCTCCTGGCCGCTGGCGGTCTATCAGCAGGAGCCGTATAAAAAATTTAAACGCGAAGCCTGCCCGGTCGCCGAGCGGGTCACCCGGGAGGTCATGTGCCTTCCTCTGTTTTATCAGATCAGCCGGGAAGAGCAGGATTACGTGATCGAGCATCTTCAGGCCGTTCTCGAAAAATGCTCCGGAATGAAGAAGCAAAAGGTTGCCAAGTAA
- a CDS encoding carbamoyltransferase C-terminal domain-containing protein, whose translation MTRKPMYILGISSYSHESSCALIKDGQIRVMLEEERFNREKHTWKYPRNAIEQCLLMEGISIREIDHFTFFWVPMREIWGNMDHVARFFPASLRLLTATSGGDELSFKERVLAMHNIGRELQRHFGLERPPKVRFVEHHLCHAASAFFVSPYEEAAILTLDGRGESTSTMMSVGQGTKIEKLKEIKVPHSLGHFYAAITDHLGFRPFHDEWKVMGMSAYGKDTYVRDFEDMIRFTDDGGYRLNLRYFQFHTHGQRKWMSDAFLRKFGPKRAEKAEYEQRHFDIAFALQAVIEKTGVSLARHLRAITGLPNLCMTGGVVLNCLMNKRVVEQSGFENYFFQPVANDAGTSLGSALYQYHHVLGNPRAFEFESVYWGVGFENKDIEPALQAKGLRYRKSDNIARDTARQIADGKIVGWFQGRMESGPRALGNRSITVSPLDAGMKDRLNERVKKREFFRPFAPSVLEEKAGEYFVMPKGQSSPYMILIGDVREDKKSVIPAVTHADGTARVHTVSKGSNPRYWELITEFEKITGVPVLVNTSFNENEPIVCTPEHAVNCFLRTDFDALAIGDYLVLKEEQPRREAP comes from the coding sequence ATGACGCGTAAGCCCATGTATATCCTCGGGATCAGCAGTTACTCCCACGAATCTTCCTGCGCCCTGATCAAAGACGGCCAAATCCGCGTCATGCTCGAAGAGGAGCGCTTCAACCGGGAAAAGCACACCTGGAAATATCCCCGGAACGCCATCGAGCAGTGCCTTTTGATGGAGGGGATCTCCATCCGCGAGATTGACCACTTCACGTTTTTCTGGGTCCCGATGCGGGAGATTTGGGGGAACATGGACCATGTGGCCCGTTTTTTTCCGGCCAGCCTGCGTCTTCTGACCGCCACCTCCGGCGGCGACGAGCTCTCGTTCAAAGAGCGGGTCCTGGCGATGCACAACATCGGGCGCGAACTCCAGCGGCACTTCGGCCTGGAACGTCCTCCCAAAGTCCGCTTCGTCGAACACCACCTTTGCCACGCCGCCAGCGCGTTTTTTGTCTCGCCTTACGAAGAGGCCGCGATCCTGACGCTCGACGGCCGAGGGGAATCCACCAGCACCATGATGTCCGTGGGGCAGGGGACAAAGATCGAAAAACTCAAAGAGATCAAGGTCCCCCATTCCCTGGGGCACTTTTACGCCGCGATCACCGATCATCTGGGCTTCCGGCCGTTCCATGACGAATGGAAGGTGATGGGGATGTCGGCTTACGGCAAAGACACGTATGTCCGGGATTTTGAGGACATGATCCGCTTCACGGATGACGGCGGGTATCGCCTGAATCTCCGGTATTTTCAGTTCCACACGCACGGGCAACGAAAATGGATGAGCGATGCCTTCCTGCGCAAGTTCGGTCCGAAACGCGCTGAGAAAGCCGAATATGAACAGAGGCATTTCGACATCGCTTTCGCCCTGCAGGCGGTCATTGAAAAGACGGGGGTTTCTCTCGCCCGGCACCTGCGGGCGATCACGGGATTGCCGAATCTCTGCATGACCGGCGGGGTCGTGCTGAATTGCCTGATGAACAAGCGGGTGGTGGAGCAATCGGGTTTTGAAAATTATTTTTTTCAGCCGGTGGCCAACGATGCCGGGACGTCCCTGGGCAGCGCGCTTTACCAGTATCATCATGTCCTCGGGAACCCGCGGGCCTTTGAATTCGAGTCGGTCTACTGGGGGGTTGGGTTTGAAAATAAGGACATCGAGCCGGCCCTGCAGGCGAAGGGCCTGCGGTACCGCAAGAGCGACAATATCGCCCGAGACACGGCGCGTCAGATCGCCGACGGCAAGATCGTCGGATGGTTCCAGGGCCGCATGGAATCGGGGCCTCGGGCGCTGGGCAACCGCAGCATCACCGTGAGCCCCCTGGATGCCGGCATGAAGGACCGTCTCAACGAGCGCGTCAAGAAACGCGAATTTTTCCGCCCGTTCGCCCCGTCCGTTCTTGAGGAGAAGGCCGGGGAATATTTTGTGATGCCGAAAGGCCAGTCTTCGCCGTACATGATCCTGATCGGCGACGTCCGGGAGGACAAGAAGTCCGTCATTCCGGCCGTGACCCACGCCGACGGCACGGCCAGGGTGCACACCGTCAGCAAGGGCAGCAACCCGCGGTATTGGGAATTGATCACGGAGTTTGAAAAGATCACCGGCGTCCCCGTGCTGGTGAACACGTCGTTTAACGAAAATGAACCCATTGTCTGCACGCCCGAGCACGCCGTCAATTGTTTCCTGCGGACGGATTTTGACGCGCTGGCCATCGGGGATTATCTCGTATTAAAAGAAGAACAGCCGCGCCGGGAGGCCCCGTGA
- a CDS encoding SDR family oxidoreductase — protein MGQAKNKTKVLITGVSGLLGNSLARAWKDTCEILGIYCEHPWHLPGIETRKLDLLQESAVRKAIAEFQPQVLVHTAALTNVDVCEEQPQKAFDANVRVTQILVGAIGALPARLVHLSTDLVFDGAKGRYKENDPVAPLNVYARTKLEAEGAALKNSRALVARTNIFGWNVQNKRSLAEWVIDELSHKRRIKGFTDAVFSSIYTMDLADLLRAAWERELTGVYHVASSTAMNKYDFACRVADLFGLDKSLIEPSRVGDFAFKAKRAKDLSLDTSKLARALGRPVPTMEESLQRFRKDAEQRLRAG, from the coding sequence ATGGGGCAAGCAAAAAACAAAACGAAAGTCCTGATCACAGGCGTCAGCGGGCTTCTGGGAAACAGCCTGGCCAGGGCCTGGAAAGACACGTGCGAAATCCTCGGGATTTATTGCGAGCATCCCTGGCACCTCCCCGGGATTGAAACCCGGAAACTCGATCTATTGCAGGAATCCGCCGTCCGGAAGGCCATCGCGGAATTTCAGCCGCAGGTCCTGGTGCATACCGCGGCCCTGACGAATGTGGACGTGTGCGAGGAGCAGCCGCAAAAGGCCTTTGACGCCAACGTCCGCGTCACGCAAATCCTTGTGGGCGCGATCGGCGCGCTGCCGGCGCGGTTGGTCCATCTTTCAACGGACCTGGTCTTTGACGGGGCCAAGGGGCGGTACAAAGAGAATGACCCGGTCGCGCCGCTGAACGTTTACGCCCGGACCAAGCTTGAGGCGGAAGGGGCGGCGTTGAAAAACAGCCGGGCCCTGGTCGCCCGGACAAATATTTTCGGATGGAACGTCCAGAACAAACGCAGCCTGGCGGAGTGGGTCATCGATGAGTTGTCCCACAAGCGCCGGATCAAGGGTTTCACGGACGCTGTTTTTTCTTCGATCTACACCATGGACCTGGCCGACCTGTTACGCGCCGCGTGGGAGCGGGAGTTGACAGGCGTTTATCACGTGGCCAGTTCCACCGCGATGAATAAATATGATTTTGCCTGCCGGGTCGCGGACCTGTTCGGACTGGATAAAAGTTTGATCGAGCCGTCCCGGGTCGGCGATTTCGCGTTCAAGGCCAAACGGGCCAAGGACCTGTCCCTGGACACCTCAAAGCTGGCCCGGGCCCTGGGCCGGCCGGTCCCGACGATGGAAGAGTCTCTGCAAAGGTTCCGGAAAGACGCCGAACAACGGCTTCGCGCCGGGTAG
- a CDS encoding glycosyltransferase: MTTREIRDHYDRLAERRGAFLRKNRYYYSLLFKQYRFFIPPGKKVLEVGCGTGELLNAVAPSLGIGIDLSPEMTAIAARQFPGMKFYAGTIDDYPGQERFDYIILSGLVGEVDDIQQLLAGLRKFCHPRTRIIIEYYSALWQSIFRFAEKFGFKLPQKLQNWVTHGDIRNFLALSGYEAVKIERSILFPIQIWGLSWLLNKYVAKLPWLNALTLDHFVIARPLGEHPGDFSATILVPCRNEKGNIEHAVTRTPEFGSRQEFIFVEGGSKDGTYEEVERVMKKYPQKDIKLFKQTGKGKGDAVRLGFSKASGDILMILDADLTVPPEDLPKFYEAIRRNRGEFINGSRLVYPMEKQAMRFLNLIANKFFGVFFSWLLGQRFKDTLCGTKVLFKKDYEELVANRAYFGDFDPFGDFDLIFGAVKLNLKIIELPIRYRDRQYGTTQIQRFRHGLLLLRMCLFAMQKIKFI, translated from the coding sequence ATGACCACCCGGGAGATCCGAGACCATTACGACCGTCTGGCGGAGCGGAGGGGGGCCTTCCTTCGGAAGAACAGGTATTATTATTCCCTGCTTTTCAAACAGTACCGGTTTTTCATCCCGCCGGGGAAGAAGGTCCTGGAGGTCGGTTGCGGCACCGGGGAGCTCCTGAACGCCGTCGCCCCCTCGCTGGGCATAGGGATCGATCTCAGCCCGGAGATGACTGCCATCGCCGCCCGGCAGTTCCCGGGCATGAAATTTTACGCCGGGACGATCGATGATTATCCGGGGCAGGAGCGATTCGATTACATCATCTTGTCCGGGCTGGTCGGTGAAGTGGACGATATCCAGCAGTTGTTGGCGGGGCTCCGGAAATTTTGCCATCCCCGCACGCGGATCATCATCGAATATTACAGCGCCCTCTGGCAGTCCATTTTTCGGTTCGCGGAAAAATTCGGGTTCAAGCTTCCCCAGAAACTCCAGAATTGGGTCACTCACGGAGATATCAGAAATTTCTTGGCCCTGAGCGGTTATGAAGCGGTCAAGATTGAGCGGAGCATTCTCTTTCCCATCCAGATTTGGGGCCTGAGCTGGCTCCTCAATAAATATGTTGCCAAGCTTCCCTGGCTCAACGCCCTCACGCTGGACCATTTTGTCATCGCCCGCCCGCTGGGGGAACATCCGGGTGATTTTTCGGCCACCATCCTTGTCCCGTGCCGCAACGAAAAGGGAAACATCGAGCACGCAGTGACGCGCACCCCGGAGTTCGGCTCGCGCCAGGAATTCATTTTTGTCGAGGGTGGGTCGAAAGACGGGACCTATGAAGAGGTCGAGCGCGTGATGAAGAAATATCCGCAGAAGGACATCAAGCTGTTCAAGCAGACGGGCAAGGGCAAGGGTGACGCGGTGCGCCTGGGGTTCAGCAAGGCCTCGGGAGACATCCTGATGATCCTGGACGCGGACCTCACGGTCCCGCCGGAAGACCTCCCCAAATTTTACGAGGCCATCCGCCGCAACCGCGGCGAGTTCATCAACGGCAGCCGGCTGGTGTATCCGATGGAAAAGCAGGCCATGCGGTTTTTGAATCTTATCGCCAATAAATTTTTCGGGGTCTTTTTTTCCTGGCTCCTGGGCCAGCGTTTCAAGGACACGCTCTGCGGGACCAAGGTCCTGTTCAAAAAGGACTACGAAGAACTGGTGGCCAACCGCGCCTATTTCGGCGATTTCGATCCTTTCGGCGATTTCGACCTGATCTTCGGGGCGGTCAAACTGAACCTCAAGATCATCGAATTGCCCATCCGTTACCGGGACCGCCAGTACGGCACGACCCAGATCCAGCGTTTCCGCCACGGCCTGCTATTGCTGCGGATGTGCCTGTTCGCGATGCAGAAAATTAAATTCATTTAA